The Thermoplasmata archaeon genome includes a window with the following:
- a CDS encoding ATP-binding protein has protein sequence MVSTEAIKSAIVDKEEELKSKVRTEKIVERELKVEKITEDVASIITGVRRCGKSMLAFMLTQQKNAAYVNFEDERLQLRREELNTLLEAIASLKGSVEFIVFDEIQYVDGWERFISRILPTKKVIITGSNARLMSKEFATFLTGRHIDFDLFPFSFREYLLLNDFNPNMYLTADIAKTKNLLVEYLKTGGFPLAHKVGGRFISENYSDIVERDVILRYNIKFKNVLKELAKCYVSNCAQEVSFNRLKNILNLKSVHTVKDYTGYLSNAYLIFLLEKYSPKLKESIIAPKKIYCIDNGIVNTIGFKISENIGSLMENLVAVELLRRRSYWAKESEVYYWKDAQQHEVDFVIKNDRRVTLLIQVTCASGKDEVERREIRSLIKASEQLNCKELLTITWDYEDKLKIENKTIKFLPMWKWLITSHPP, from the coding sequence ATGGTTAGCACAGAAGCCATAAAATCCGCAATAGTGGATAAGGAAGAGGAATTGAAGAGTAAAGTGAGAACTGAGAAAATAGTAGAAAGGGAGCTAAAAGTGGAGAAAATAACTGAGGATGTAGCAAGCATAATTACAGGAGTGAGAAGATGCGGTAAATCTATGCTTGCGTTTATGTTAACTCAGCAGAAAAATGCTGCATATGTAAATTTCGAGGATGAAAGACTCCAGCTAAGACGGGAAGAACTGAATACCCTCCTAGAAGCCATAGCCTCCTTAAAGGGGAGCGTGGAGTTTATAGTCTTCGACGAGATTCAGTATGTTGATGGCTGGGAGAGATTCATATCCAGGATATTACCAACTAAAAAAGTGATAATCACGGGCAGCAATGCGAGGTTAATGAGCAAAGAATTTGCAACTTTTCTAACTGGGAGACACATTGACTTTGATCTTTTTCCTTTCAGTTTCAGGGAGTACTTGCTCTTAAACGACTTCAACCCAAACATGTACCTAACGGCGGATATAGCAAAGACAAAAAATTTGCTGGTTGAATACTTGAAAACGGGCGGTTTCCCCCTAGCCCATAAGGTAGGAGGACGTTTCATCTCTGAAAACTATAGTGATATTGTTGAGAGAGATGTAATCCTAAGATACAACATCAAATTTAAGAATGTGCTGAAGGAGTTGGCAAAATGCTATGTTTCAAACTGCGCACAGGAAGTGTCATTCAATAGACTGAAAAACATCTTAAACTTAAAAAGCGTCCACACAGTAAAAGATTACACTGGTTATCTCTCCAATGCATATTTAATTTTCTTATTAGAAAAATATTCTCCAAAACTTAAGGAGAGTATTATTGCACCAAAGAAGATTTATTGCATAGACAACGGGATTGTAAATACAATCGGCTTTAAAATATCTGAAAATATTGGTAGCTTAATGGAAAATCTGGTTGCTGTAGAGTTGTTGAGAAGAAGAAGTTATTGGGCCAAAGAATCAGAGGTCTATTATTGGAAGGATGCTCAGCAACACGAAGTAGATTTCGTAATCAAGAATGACAGGAGAGTAACTCTCTTAATTCAAGTCACATGCGCATCGGGAAAAGATGAAGTTGAAAGAAGAGAAATTAGGTCTTTAATTAAAGCTTCTGAGCAGCTAAATTGTAAAGAATTACTAACAATCACTTGGGACTATGAAGATAAACTGAAGATTGAAAACAAGACAATTAAATTCTTACCTATGTGGAAATGGCTTATAACTTCTCACCCGCCCTAA
- the cas2 gene encoding CRISPR-associated endonuclease Cas2, whose translation MYVIIVYDVSVERVSKVCNFLRCFLAWVQNSVFEGELTDSQFLRVESGLKEIIDENVDSVRIYILRTSDAVKIKTIGVEKAQLGTII comes from the coding sequence ATGTATGTGATAATTGTGTATGATGTGAGTGTGGAAAGGGTTTCCAAAGTGTGCAACTTCTTGCGTTGTTTTCTGGCATGGGTGCAGAATTCAGTGTTTGAAGGCGAATTAACTGACTCTCAATTCTTGCGTGTAGAAAGTGGCTTGAAGGAGATTATAGACGAGAATGTAGATTCTGTGAGGATTTACATTCTGAGAACATCTGATGCTGTAAAAATTAAAACGATTGGTGTTGAAAAAGCCCAGTTAGGCACGATTATTTAA
- the cas1b gene encoding type I-B CRISPR-associated endonuclease Cas1b has translation MKVNYYILRNGKLLRKENTVYFVFAKDESQPQPFSAEVDGEEVEVETENLSEKPEYERRILPIEQINSIFGIGRVSITSGVISFLAKQKIPVHFFGYYGHYESTLYPHESLLSGEMHIRQAAYYLDRMKRLKLARKFVEGAAKNILRNLEYYQNEGKNLNEEIITIKNHIANLDQYNDVSELMAIEGTIRNIYYGTFSKILKETFQFEGRTKHPPENPINAMISFGNSLLYGVTINAIYHTQLDQTISFLHEPSERRFSLSLDISEIFKPFLVDRTIFKLVNKDVITENDFVKELNGCLLNKSGKEKFVRDFDERLKTTIKHRELGRNVSYERLIYLECLKLCKEFLSLKPYEPFVIWW, from the coding sequence ATGAAAGTAAACTATTACATCTTGAGAAATGGAAAACTGCTTCGGAAGGAGAACACAGTGTACTTTGTGTTTGCAAAGGATGAAAGCCAGCCACAGCCATTTTCTGCAGAAGTGGATGGAGAGGAAGTAGAGGTAGAAACCGAGAATTTGTCTGAAAAGCCAGAGTATGAGAGAAGAATTTTACCAATTGAACAGATCAACTCAATTTTTGGAATTGGCAGGGTGTCAATAACATCTGGAGTAATCTCATTTCTGGCAAAGCAGAAAATTCCAGTGCATTTCTTTGGCTATTACGGACATTATGAATCTACACTGTACCCGCATGAAAGTTTGCTTTCTGGCGAGATGCACATAAGACAGGCAGCATACTATCTAGATAGAATGAAGCGTTTAAAACTCGCAAGAAAATTTGTCGAAGGTGCTGCAAAAAACATTCTGCGAAATCTGGAGTATTACCAGAACGAGGGTAAGAATCTGAACGAGGAGATTATTACGATAAAAAATCATATCGCGAATTTAGACCAGTACAATGATGTGAGTGAATTGATGGCAATAGAGGGAACAATCAGGAACATCTATTATGGCACATTTTCTAAAATTCTGAAGGAGACATTTCAGTTTGAGGGTAGAACAAAACACCCACCAGAGAATCCAATCAATGCAATGATCAGTTTTGGCAACTCCCTCTTGTATGGAGTGACGATAAATGCAATATACCATACGCAACTGGATCAAACAATATCTTTTCTTCATGAACCTTCAGAGCGAAGATTTTCTCTCTCTTTGGATATCTCAGAGATTTTCAAACCGTTTCTGGTAGATAGAACAATTTTTAAGCTTGTGAACAAGGATGTGATTACAGAAAACGATTTTGTGAAAGAATTGAATGGATGCCTGCTTAATAAATCTGGTAAAGAAAAATTTGTTAGAGATTTTGATGAACGGCTTAAGACAACGATAAAACATAGAGAGCTTGGAAGAAATGTGTCTTACGAACGCTTGATATACCTTGAGTGTCTGAAACTTTGCAAGGAATTTTTGAGCTTGAAACCGTATGAACCGTTTGTTATATGGTGGTAG
- the cas4 gene encoding CRISPR-associated protein Cas4: MVLQGQSNSTESSDETIEIDPEILVGGVKVNYYFHCKTQLWLFSHYITYEQESDLVIAGKILEKESFKNIKTKNLLIDDKISLDFVKSSGGLVVVDIKKSSKFEEAHIYQVLYYLWYLKNIKKVLKVKGIVAYPSERKRTEVNLTAEKESEMLRILEEINKIISLPESPKPVYKPYCKSCAYYEFCWV, encoded by the coding sequence ATGGTGTTGCAGGGGCAAAGCAATTCTACGGAATCCTCTGACGAAACCATAGAAATAGACCCTGAGATTTTAGTAGGTGGAGTAAAGGTAAACTACTATTTTCATTGCAAAACCCAGCTCTGGCTTTTTTCTCATTATATTACATATGAACAAGAATCTGATTTAGTTATTGCTGGTAAGATACTTGAAAAAGAAAGTTTCAAGAATATCAAAACAAAAAATTTACTTATAGATGATAAGATTTCGTTAGATTTTGTCAAAAGTTCTGGTGGTTTGGTTGTGGTAGATATAAAGAAATCAAGCAAGTTTGAAGAAGCCCACATCTATCAAGTTCTGTATTATCTCTGGTATCTGAAAAATATAAAGAAAGTTTTGAAAGTTAAGGGCATCGTAGCGTATCCAAGTGAGCGGAAGAGGACAGAAGTAAATTTGACTGCTGAGAAAGAATCTGAAATGTTGAGAATTTTGGAAGAGATTAATAAGATAATCTCTTTACCAGAATCTCCAAAGCCCGTTTACAAACCCTATTGCAAGTCCTGTGCCTATTACGAATTCTGCTGGGTGTGA
- the cas3 gene encoding CRISPR-associated helicase Cas3', with amino-acid sequence MEDIRIEWESPYAKESHPNKCLFCHVDEVRRIYRKFSSFYGLNDKKIEEMISEVIEYHDWGKLNPAWNFNGETTHADFSVQYYLKKKSEEKQDLGEYDCLVAYLILKHHGNLRVTTGFERYRELIESLGPEGKLRSWFFNTFDFKKRVELADAYGLFKIADCLSASSKSGYIPRKPDLNEANLNSFLNDPYRKAEQEDIKNIGRIGFLRAPTGWGKTSASPLYIINKDIKKVFFIFPTITAINSFHNKLSNLFDSDVGKYFYFYDVEIADERLEKSYVDWRIFESQHFLQPYMITSIDQVLLSFLQTGSYHMKRVMFRNTAVIIDEVHLLNDKMLFLLLHIFKKFIDVYNLNILFMSATFPDGLREAIREKMGIITNEKDFVDRISLCADLCRVKFEVRECMLAEEVAKVVEAGKKKKVLVICNTVESAVKIKREIEKYEGVCSLLLHGRFIYNTRREIEEKIEELATTPHILVATQVCEVSLDISYDVMFTELAPLPSLIQRFGRVNRRGKTTREVNVFIYNPEVKNEKYYPYERDELEISKKFLEELREIKTELELFNKLNEVYSKEEMLEKLNKAGDELKLETGFENTNRAGYFFSLDISEEEAMKLLSYRESFTTLIIPYTGLIFSETEEGEALMGRIERLIKRYEEEDEKLSVVSQLKGYAVQVPIYSVKGCVDRRYGGLPLVNKAGNFVYHERYGFIRNEELNTVLG; translated from the coding sequence ATGGAGGACATAAGGATAGAATGGGAATCTCCCTATGCGAAAGAAAGTCATCCAAACAAATGTCTTTTTTGCCATGTAGATGAAGTACGACGAATATACAGGAAATTCTCGTCTTTTTACGGATTGAACGACAAAAAGATAGAAGAGATGATTTCGGAAGTAATAGAATACCATGATTGGGGTAAGCTCAATCCAGCTTGGAATTTCAACGGGGAGACGACGCATGCTGATTTTTCTGTACAATATTATCTCAAGAAGAAATCCGAAGAAAAACAAGATCTTGGTGAATATGACTGCTTGGTAGCATACCTTATTCTAAAACACCATGGAAACTTGAGAGTAACTACAGGATTTGAGCGATACCGAGAATTGATTGAGTCGTTGGGGCCAGAAGGAAAATTGAGGAGTTGGTTCTTTAACACTTTTGATTTCAAAAAAAGAGTGGAACTCGCTGATGCGTATGGCCTCTTCAAGATTGCAGATTGTCTATCTGCATCTTCTAAATCTGGATATATACCCAGAAAGCCCGATTTAAATGAAGCAAATTTGAATAGTTTTCTTAACGACCCATATAGGAAGGCGGAGCAAGAGGATATCAAGAATATAGGTAGAATCGGTTTTCTGAGAGCACCTACTGGTTGGGGAAAAACTAGTGCATCTCCTTTATATATTATTAATAAAGATATAAAAAAAGTGTTCTTTATTTTTCCAACTATCACTGCAATAAATAGTTTTCATAATAAATTGAGCAACTTATTTGATTCAGATGTTGGGAAGTATTTCTACTTCTATGATGTTGAGATTGCAGATGAAAGACTAGAAAAGAGCTATGTTGATTGGCGAATTTTTGAAAGCCAGCATTTTCTCCAACCTTATATGATAACCTCTATTGACCAAGTTCTGCTTTCATTTCTTCAGACAGGTAGTTATCATATGAAACGTGTAATGTTCAGGAATACTGCAGTTATTATAGATGAAGTGCATCTACTAAATGATAAAATGCTCTTTTTATTACTTCATATTTTTAAAAAATTCATCGATGTTTACAATCTTAATATTTTATTTATGTCTGCCACTTTTCCAGACGGGTTGAGAGAGGCAATTCGAGAAAAAATGGGCATAATAACAAATGAGAAAGATTTTGTAGATAGAATTAGTTTGTGTGCTGACCTATGTAGGGTTAAATTTGAAGTGAGGGAGTGCATGCTTGCAGAGGAAGTGGCCAAAGTTGTAGAAGCAGGTAAAAAGAAGAAAGTATTGGTTATCTGCAACACAGTTGAAAGTGCCGTGAAAATTAAGCGTGAAATAGAAAAATACGAAGGAGTATGTTCTCTTCTCCTTCATGGGAGGTTTATATACAACACTAGAAGAGAAATTGAGGAAAAAATTGAGGAGTTAGCGACAACTCCACATATATTGGTCGCTACACAGGTCTGTGAAGTATCTTTGGATATTTCATATGATGTGATGTTCACAGAGCTGGCACCGTTGCCATCTCTTATTCAAAGATTCGGGCGAGTCAACAGGAGAGGTAAAACGACAAGAGAAGTGAATGTGTTTATTTACAATCCCGAAGTAAAAAATGAAAAATATTATCCCTACGAACGAGATGAATTAGAAATTTCTAAAAAATTTTTAGAGGAATTGCGGGAGATAAAAACTGAACTTGAGTTGTTTAATAAGCTGAATGAGGTATACTCAAAAGAGGAGATGTTAGAAAAGCTCAATAAGGCAGGAGATGAATTGAAGCTTGAAACTGGGTTTGAAAACACAAATAGGGCTGGATATTTTTTCAGCTTGGATATATCAGAGGAAGAGGCAATGAAACTATTGTCCTATCGAGAGAGTTTCACAACTTTGATAATCCCATACACGGGTCTCATTTTCTCTGAGACCGAAGAAGGGGAAGCTTTGATGGGTAGAATTGAAAGATTGATAAAAAGATACGAAGAGGAAGACGAAAAGTTATCTGTTGTCTCACAACTGAAGGGGTATGCTGTTCAGGTGCCAATATATTCTGTGAAAGGATGTGTAGATAGAAGATACGGAGGTTTGCCACTCGTTAATAAAGCAGGGAATTTTGTTTACCACGAAAGGTATGGTTTTATAAGAAATGAAGAGCTAAACACAGTCCTGGGGTGA
- the cas5 gene encoding CRISPR-associated protein Cas5 produces MKALVIRITFFEAFFKVHYTKTSRLSYPIPLPTSVAGMFGSMLGLSRRNAARTFTDCVFGACVDSSKKIAENRENATYMLFSKLKQQNRGKGVETISILNEPTYLIAIGGDESKIMEIGNQLSKAICYLPFGGQNDFFVKDWEIVGNFEIKNSEFVSNYIPTMWIGEITSGTSFQILPVNHNLADIDKNFTFILNGCVKLKKERMNEINTVEVSGKYIALYPLHKFVLVGEWRT; encoded by the coding sequence AAGCTCTGGTAATTAGGATTACCTTTTTCGAAGCGTTCTTTAAAGTGCACTATACTAAAACTTCCAGGCTGAGCTATCCCATTCCGCTGCCAACATCTGTAGCTGGAATGTTTGGAAGTATGCTTGGGCTCTCAAGAAGAAATGCTGCTCGCACCTTTACAGATTGTGTTTTCGGTGCATGTGTAGATTCTTCTAAAAAAATTGCCGAAAACAGGGAGAATGCTACCTATATGCTCTTCAGTAAACTTAAACAGCAGAATAGGGGTAAGGGCGTAGAAACCATTTCAATTCTTAACGAGCCCACATACTTAATAGCAATTGGGGGTGATGAATCAAAGATTATGGAAATAGGCAATCAGCTCAGTAAAGCGATATGTTATCTCCCATTTGGTGGTCAAAATGACTTTTTCGTAAAAGATTGGGAAATTGTTGGCAATTTTGAAATTAAGAATAGTGAGTTCGTCTCAAATTATATCCCAACCATGTGGATTGGCGAGATAACATCGGGTACCTCTTTCCAGATATTGCCCGTAAACCATAATTTGGCAGATATTGATAAAAATTTCACATTTATTCTTAATGGGTGTGTCAAACTGAAAAAGGAGCGTATGAATGAAATAAATACGGTTGAAGTAAGCGGTAAGTACATTGCGCTCTATCCACTCCATAAATTTGTATTGGTGGGGGAATGGAGGACATAA